From the Carassius carassius chromosome 45, fCarCar2.1, whole genome shotgun sequence genome, one window contains:
- the purg gene encoding purine-rich element-binding protein gamma produces the protein MIMADSHRRGTDRGRGRMTSGYSQQYASGKASDIQELASKRVDIQKKRFYLDVKQSTRGRFLKIAEVWIGRGRHDNIRKSKLTLSMSMAPDLRYCLGDFIDYYAHIGLRVCQAPQGQSNGQGRAPEPRRRAADPAASPSGSAASEEQTHRVLKSEFIERDNRKYYLDLKENQRGRFLRIRQTVNRGHGGMGYYGQGIEQTIVLPAQGLIEFRDALSQLIDEYGDDEPCARNHDASPELPEAASFRVDNKRFYFDVGSNRFGIFLKISEVRQPYRNTITVPLKAWARFGENFIRYEEEMRHIFTCHKEKRTDAEEQED, from the coding sequence ATGATTATGGCCGATAGTCACCGAAGGGGCACGGACAGAGGCAGAGGCAGGATGACATCAGGATACTCGCAGCAGTACGCGAGCGGCAAAGCGTCAGACATACAGGAGCTTGCGTCTAAGCGCGTGGACATCCAGAAGAAGCGCTTCTACCTGGACGTGAAGCAGAGCACCCGTGGCCGCTTCCTGAAGATCGCCGAGGTGTGGATCGGCCGAGGCCGGCACGACAACATCCGCAAGAGCAAGCTCACTCTCTCCATGTCCATGGCGCCCGATCTGCGCTACTGCCTGGGGGACTTCATTGATTATTACGCGCACATTGGGCTCCGAGTGTGCCAGGCGCCGCAGGGGCAGAGCAACGGCCAGGGACGCGCACCGGAGCCCCGCCGGAGAGCAGCGGATCCGGCGGCGTCCCCCAGCGGCTCGGCCGCGTCCGAGGAGCAGACGCATCGCGTGCTGAAGAGCGAGTTCATCGAGCGGGACAACAGGAAATActacctggacctgaaggagaaCCAGCGCGGCCGGTTCCTGCGCATTCGGCAGACCGTCAACCGCGGACACGGGGGCATGGGGTACTACGGCCAGGGCATCGAGCAGACCATCGTGCTGCCGGCGCAGGGCCTGATCGAGTTCAGAGACGCGCTGTCGCAGTTAATCGACGAATACGGCGACGACGAGCCCTGCGCGCGGAACCACGACGCGTCGCCCGAGCTGCCCGAGGCTGCGTCGTTCCGCGTCGACAACAAGCGCTTTTACTTCGACGTGGGTTCGAACCGCTTCGGCATTTTCCTGAAGATCAGCGAGGTCCGGCAGCCCTACCGGAACACTATCACCGTCCCGCTGAAAGCCTGGGCCCGCTTCGGCGAGAACTTCATTCGGTACGAGGAGGAGATGCGCCACATCTTCACCTGTCATAAAGAGAAGCGGACGGATGCGGAGGAGCAGGAGGATTGA